One Elgaria multicarinata webbii isolate HBS135686 ecotype San Diego chromosome 6, rElgMul1.1.pri, whole genome shotgun sequence DNA segment encodes these proteins:
- the HTR1A gene encoding 5-hydroxytryptamine receptor 1A, with product MEIPNSTTAAAANGSQPASSPAPAFSLGYQLGTSVALGALILFAVLGNVCVIAAIALERSLQTVANYLIGSLAVTDLMVSVLVLPMAALYQVLGKWTLGQVTCDIFNSLDVLCCTSSILHLCAIALDRYWAITDPIDYVNKRTPRRAAVLISLTWLIGFLISIPPMLGWRTPEDRSDPNACTISKDPGYTIYSTFGAFYIPLILMLVLYGRIFKAARFRIRKTVKKQPQQQQQQQDKEADTCLSASPVSEPKRSNGAPPQLARGCRNALEPKGAAGSCLNGTVRQGEDGPVAPSTLEILEVTPSNSTKGHLPLPNHHHHHHHPLPQGGAATPATERKNEPKNAEAKRKMALARERKTVKTLGIIMGTFILCWLPFFIVALVLPFCDSGCYMPEWLGAVINWLGYSNSLLNPVIYAYFNKDFQSAFKKIVKCKFCRQ from the coding sequence ATGGAGATCCCCAACAGCACGACGGCAGCCGCGGCCAACGGCAGCCAGCCGGCGTCCAGCCCGGCGCCCGCGTTCAGCCTGGGCTACCAGCTGGGCACGTCGGTGGCGCTGGGCGCGCTAATCCTCTTCGCTGTGCTGGGCAACGTGTGCGTGATCGCGGCCATCGCCCTGGAGCGCTCCCTGCAGACGGTGGCCAACTACCTGATCGGCTCGCTGGCCGTCACCGACCTGATGGTGTCGGTGCTGGTGCTGCCCATGGCCGCCCTGTACCAGGTGCTGGGCAAGTGGACGCTGGGCCAGGTGACCTGCGACATCTTCAACTCGCTCGACGTGCTGTGCTGCACCTCGTCCATCCTCCACCTGTGCGCCATCGCCCTGGACCGCTACTGGGCCATCACCGACCCCATCGACTACGTCAACAAGCGCACGCCCCGCCGGGCCGCCGTCCTCATCAGCCTCACCTGGCTGATCGGCTTCCTCATCTCCATCCCGCCCATGCTGGGCTGGCGCACGCCCGAGGACCGCTCCGACCCCAACGCCTGCACCATCAGCAAGGACCCCGGCTACACCATCTACTCCACCTTCGGCGCCTTCTACATCCCGCTCATCCTCATGCTGGTCCTCTACGGGCGCATCTTCAAGGCGGCCCGCTTCCGCATCCGAAAGACCGTGAagaagcagccgcagcagcagcagcagcagcaggacaagGAGGCCGACACTTGCCTCTCCGCCTCGCCCGTCAGCGAGCCCAAGCGGAGCAACGGCGCCCCCCCGCAGCTGGCCAGGGGCTGCCGAAACGCCCTGGAGCCCAAAGGGGCGGCTGGCTCCTGTCTCAACGGCACCGTCCGGCAGGGAGAGGACGGCCCGGTGGCCCCCTCCACCTTGGAGATCCTCGAGGTGACGCCGTCGAACTCCACCAAGGGCCACCTGCCCCtgcccaaccaccaccaccaccaccaccatccccttcCCCAAGGCGGGGCCGCCACGCCGGCCACCGAGCGCAAGAACGAGCCCAAGAACGCCGAGGCAAAGCGCAAGATGGCCCTGGCCCGCGAGAGGAAGACGGTCAAGACCCTGGGCATCATCATGGGCACCTTCATCCTCTGCTGGCTGCCCTTCTTCATCGTGGCCCTGGTGCTGCCCTTCTGTGACTCGGGCTGCTACATGCCGGAGTGGCTGGGCGCTGTCATTAACTGGCTGGGCTACTCCAACTCGCTCCTCAACCCCGTCATCTATGCTTACTTCAACAAAGATTTCCAAAGTGCTTTTAAGAAGATCGTCAAGTGCAAGTTTTGCAGGCAGTGA